The following coding sequences lie in one Arachis ipaensis cultivar K30076 chromosome B05, Araip1.1, whole genome shotgun sequence genomic window:
- the LOC107640250 gene encoding swi5-dependent recombination DNA repair protein 1 homolog, with amino-acid sequence MRKKTIAKKPPREKIFKPLTKPSTRSHDRTFTPSPSPPTSPPRCDPMARTKNPSRVTPSAKKTPQTKEPPSKPGSSKPSSSKGKRPATPEPPPESTQPKSRSVPSRSQRGKTRVPLKSVKEPDIDPFDHKAHFLTSHSNYNPYRFKSAMNNDFFEGVIQYRTLCPSFLADLPSLKRKVKQNKGPTRSERVVLDDEDDDFIPEDSPAPSTEGTSISTGKKSALLNMVKDVAQEFVSQSNHLIEMSKEQRKLASKHENFLKKSRDRVAVEKEDYDHCSMKKTLAQYFMGNTTLTLNNCGDYYFICSVGKHCEASQKLKITVT; translated from the exons atgaggaagaaaaccattgcTAAAAAGCCTCCTCGTGAAAAAATCTTCAAGCCTCTCACAAAGCCCTCAACCCGCTCTCACGACCGAACCTTCACtccatctccttctcctcctacctctcctcctcgGTGTGATCCCATGGCACGAACCAAGAATCCCTCTAGGGTTACTCCTTCCGCCAAGAAGACACCACAGACGAAAGAACCTCCATCCAAGCCAGGGTCATCGAAACCGAGTTCATCCAAGGGGAAGCGACCAGCCACACCAGAACCTCCACCCGAGTCTACACAACCAAAGTCTAGGTCTGTTCCATCACGTTCTCAAAGAGGTAAAACTCGAGTTCCTCTTAAGTCAGTTAAAGAACCAGACATTGACCCTTTTGATCACAAAGCTCACTTTTTGACTTCTCATTCGAACTATAACCCTTATAgattcaaatctgccatgaacaATGATTTTTTTGAAGGGGTTATCCAGTATCGTACCCTATGTCCCTCTTTTCTCGCTGATTTGCCATctttgaaaagaaaag tgaaacagaaCAAAGGACCCACTAGATCTGAAAGAGTTGtcctagatgatgaagatgatgattttATACCTGAGGATTCTCCTGCTCCTTCCACTGAGGGTACTTCCATCTCCACTGGAAAGAAATCTGCTCTGCTGAATATGGTCAAGGATGTCGCTCAAGAGTTTGTTTCCCAATCAAATCACTTGATTGAAATGAGCAAAGAACAAAGGAAACTGGCCagcaagcatgagaacttcctGAAGAAATCAAGGGATAGGGTGGCT GTTGAGAAAGAGGACTACGATCATTGTTCGATGAAGAAGACTCTGGCTCAGTACTTCATGGGGAACACCACTTTGACGTTGAACAATTGTGGTGACTATTATTTCATCTGCTCTGTTGGCAAGCATTGCGAGGCAAGCCAAAAGCTTAAGATCACTGTTACATAA